A genomic window from Desulfovermiculus halophilus DSM 18834 includes:
- a CDS encoding insulinase family protein codes for MKDIGFELVWQARIPEIQGLARLYRYSRNGAEVLAVENDDENKVAGIAFRTPPKDSTGVAHILEHSVLCGSRKYPVKEPFVELLKGSVQTFLNAMTFPDKTCYPVASQNSQDLQNLLDVYLDAAFFPRITPEIFAQEGWHLVQDDHDPERLRYRGVVYNEMKGAYSSPDSLLAEYSQQSLFPNTVYGLDSGGHPESIPELTYERFVEFHRTHYHPSNARMFIYGNDDPRPYLALMHEYLQHFPALKPDSEIGLQSRFVQPRRVTAYYPADPENGAKSMLTMNWLLEAATDMDANLRSHILEELLIGMPASPLRKALLDSGLGEDLAGVGLEADLRQMFFSTGLKGIKAGDQEKVEEVIRTTLHSCAEQGFDPKTVEAAVNSVEFELRENNTGSLPRGLVLMIRALSTWLYDADPTLSWSFERPLDAIKAELQAGEPVFERMVRDYLLDNSHHSTVLLSPDLDQGRAIEKREAERLRELSLGLSAEEKRAIQAEAERLQAMQQEPDPASELARIPRLTVQDLPSRGPEYPSRVEAEEPGLVLYHNLSTNSVFYLDVGFDLGQLEQKHLGYVRLFGRALTEMGTLDEDYVSLSQRIQARTGGIEAQPFVSGHETRPEPCTWLFLRGKAMADKVQDLMDILQEVLTRTLLDNPQRFKQLVLEEKARMEQMLIPAGHQMVNMRLRSKYSLADWVGEHVSGMSYLLFLRFLADKVENNWHGVESDLLHMHGVLINARNMVFNVTAEEPVWDKARPMLDRLIQDLPQARPEPRKWLAKCQTGDEGVRIPAQVNYVGKAVDLYSLGYVFDPSSLVVTRYLRMSWLWDKIRVQGGAYGAFSLLDRVSGVMSFLSYRDPNITKTLEVYDQTADYLIRSEFSREEVEKAIIGTIGDMDAYRLPDAKGFTAMLRHLTGETDEARQKRREAVLATTGEDFRTFGQWLRQLAAQGHVVVLGDGSALDQAVNSGLQLDHVWQVL; via the coding sequence ATGAAGGACATAGGGTTCGAACTGGTGTGGCAGGCCCGGATACCCGAGATTCAGGGCCTGGCAAGGCTGTATCGCTACAGCCGAAATGGGGCTGAAGTGCTCGCGGTGGAAAACGACGATGAAAACAAGGTGGCGGGCATTGCCTTCCGGACCCCGCCCAAGGATTCCACCGGAGTGGCCCACATCCTGGAGCATTCCGTGCTCTGCGGATCGAGGAAATATCCGGTCAAGGAGCCTTTTGTCGAGCTGCTCAAGGGCTCGGTGCAGACCTTTTTAAATGCCATGACCTTTCCGGACAAAACCTGCTATCCAGTAGCCAGCCAGAACAGTCAGGATCTGCAGAACCTGCTGGATGTCTATCTGGATGCCGCCTTTTTCCCCCGGATCACCCCGGAGATCTTCGCCCAGGAGGGCTGGCACCTGGTCCAGGACGATCATGACCCGGAGCGGCTGCGCTACCGGGGGGTGGTGTACAACGAAATGAAGGGGGCCTACTCCTCTCCGGACAGCCTGCTGGCGGAGTACTCCCAGCAGTCCCTGTTCCCGAATACCGTATACGGCCTGGATTCCGGCGGACATCCGGAGTCCATCCCCGAGCTGACCTATGAGCGGTTTGTGGAGTTTCACCGCACCCACTACCATCCCTCCAACGCCCGGATGTTTATTTACGGCAACGACGATCCCAGGCCTTACCTGGCCCTGATGCACGAGTATCTGCAGCACTTTCCGGCCCTGAAGCCGGACTCGGAGATAGGTCTCCAGTCCCGTTTTGTCCAGCCCAGACGGGTGACCGCCTACTATCCCGCGGACCCGGAAAACGGGGCCAAATCCATGCTGACCATGAACTGGCTTCTGGAAGCAGCAACCGATATGGACGCCAACCTGCGGTCCCATATTCTGGAAGAGCTGCTCATCGGCATGCCGGCGTCCCCGCTGCGCAAGGCCCTCCTGGACTCCGGACTGGGAGAGGACCTGGCCGGGGTCGGGCTGGAGGCCGATCTGCGGCAGATGTTCTTTTCCACCGGCCTGAAGGGCATCAAGGCCGGAGACCAGGAGAAGGTGGAGGAGGTCATCCGCACCACCCTGCACTCATGCGCGGAGCAGGGGTTTGATCCCAAGACCGTCGAGGCGGCGGTGAACAGTGTGGAGTTCGAGCTGCGGGAAAACAACACCGGCTCCCTGCCCCGGGGACTTGTGCTCATGATCCGGGCCTTGAGCACCTGGCTGTATGACGCGGACCCCACGCTGTCCTGGTCCTTTGAACGGCCCCTGGATGCAATCAAGGCCGAGCTGCAGGCCGGAGAGCCGGTTTTTGAGCGGATGGTCCGGGACTATCTGCTGGACAACAGCCACCACAGCACCGTTCTCCTCTCCCCGGACCTGGACCAGGGGCGGGCCATTGAGAAACGGGAGGCCGAACGGCTGCGTGAGCTCAGTCTGGGCTTGAGCGCGGAAGAAAAACGGGCGATCCAGGCCGAGGCCGAGCGCCTGCAGGCCATGCAGCAGGAGCCGGACCCGGCCTCAGAGCTGGCCAGGATACCCAGGCTGACCGTCCAGGACCTGCCCTCCAGGGGGCCGGAGTATCCGAGCCGGGTAGAGGCGGAGGAACCTGGCCTGGTCCTGTATCACAACCTGTCCACCAACTCAGTGTTCTATCTGGATGTGGGCTTCGATCTGGGCCAGCTGGAGCAGAAGCACCTGGGGTACGTGCGCCTCTTCGGGCGGGCCCTGACCGAGATGGGTACCCTGGATGAGGACTACGTCAGCTTGAGCCAGCGGATTCAGGCCAGGACCGGCGGGATTGAGGCTCAACCCTTTGTCTCCGGCCATGAAACCAGGCCTGAGCCCTGCACCTGGCTGTTTCTCCGGGGCAAGGCCATGGCGGACAAGGTCCAGGATCTCATGGACATCCTCCAAGAGGTTTTGACCAGGACCCTGCTGGACAATCCGCAGCGCTTCAAGCAGCTGGTTCTGGAGGAAAAGGCCAGGATGGAGCAGATGCTCATTCCGGCAGGGCATCAGATGGTCAACATGCGGCTGCGGTCCAAGTACAGCCTGGCCGACTGGGTCGGCGAACATGTCTCCGGGATGAGCTATCTCCTCTTCCTCCGTTTTCTGGCCGACAAGGTTGAGAACAACTGGCACGGGGTAGAGAGCGATCTGCTCCATATGCACGGCGTGCTGATCAATGCCAGGAACATGGTCTTCAATGTCACTGCCGAGGAGCCGGTCTGGGACAAAGCCAGGCCCATGCTGGACCGGCTGATCCAGGATCTGCCCCAGGCCAGGCCGGAGCCCCGCAAGTGGCTGGCAAAGTGCCAGACCGGGGATGAAGGGGTGCGCATCCCGGCCCAGGTCAACTACGTGGGCAAGGCCGTGGATCTGTACAGTCTGGGATATGTATTCGATCCGTCCAGCCTGGTGGTGACCAGGTATCTGCGCATGAGCTGGCTGTGGGACAAGATCCGGGTCCAGGGCGGGGCATACGGGGCCTTCAGTCTGCTGGACCGGGTCAGCGGGGTCATGTCCTTTCTTTCCTACCGGGATCCGAACATCACCAAGACCCTGGAGGTCTACGACCAGACAGCAGACTATCTGATCCGGTCCGAGTTCAGCCGGGAAGAAGTGGAAAAGGCCATCATCGGGACCATCGGGGATATGGACGCCTACCGTCTGCCGGATGCCAAGGGGTTTACCGCCATGCTCCGTCATCTGACCGGGGAAACCGACGAGGCCCGGCAAAAGCGGAGAGAGGCGGTGCTGGCCACAACCGGTGAGGATTTCCGCACCTTTGGTCAATGGCTCCGCCAGCTGGCGGCCCAGGGGCATGTAGTGGTTCTGGGCGACGGATCAGCCTTGGATCAGGCGGTGAACTCAGGTCTGCAGCTGGATCACGTCTGGCAGGTCCTTTAG